In one window of Campylobacter sp. DNA:
- a CDS encoding YbaB/EbfC family nucleoid-associated protein yields MFEGMDFSKMGQMLDQMQAKAKQIEEENARKEFTVKSGAGMVAIRLNGAGEVLDLSIDDSLFSDKESLQILLISAINDAIKLVENEKKGAAASMLGGFGGLGNLLGNKG; encoded by the coding sequence ATGTTCGAAGGAATGGATTTTTCGAAAATGGGGCAGATGCTCGATCAGATGCAGGCCAAGGCTAAGCAGATCGAGGAGGAGAATGCGCGTAAGGAATTTACCGTAAAATCTGGCGCGGGCATGGTCGCCATCAGACTAAACGGCGCGGGCGAGGTGCTTGATCTGAGTATCGACGACAGCCTTTTTAGCGACAAAGAGAGCTTGCAGATCCTGCTGATCTCGGCGATCAATGACGCGATAAAACTCGTCGAAAACGAAAAGAAAGGCGCCGCAGCGTCCATGCTAGGAGGGTTCGGCGGATTAGGTAATCTGCTTGGCAATAAGGGCTAA
- the panD gene encoding aspartate 1-decarboxylase, translating into MKIEILSSKIHRARVTDANLNYVGSITIGPELIEAAGLSEYQKVEILNVNNGERFATYVIRGEKKGEICLNGAAARKVCIGDVVIIVAYAQMSAKKAKNFEPKIVQVNAQNEIVK; encoded by the coding sequence ATGAAAATCGAAATTTTATCAAGCAAAATCCACCGCGCGCGCGTGACGGACGCCAACCTAAACTACGTGGGCTCCATTACGATCGGACCCGAGCTCATCGAAGCTGCGGGGCTTTCCGAGTACCAAAAAGTCGAGATCCTAAACGTCAATAATGGCGAGCGCTTCGCTACCTACGTGATCCGCGGTGAGAAAAAGGGCGAGATCTGCCTAAACGGCGCGGCCGCACGCAAAGTCTGCATCGGCGACGTCGTCATCATCGTGGCTTACGCACAAATGAGCGCCAAAAAAGCGAAAAATTTTGAACCAAAAATCGTGCAGGTAAACGCGCAAAACGAGATTGTAAAATAA
- a CDS encoding GrpB family protein has product MSNKLLSMSLQELWRLFPIRLVPHDPRWGEYFRRERKILRGLLRDCGKIKIHHIGSTAVSGIWAKPIVDILIECSDIAAAKQRLIDAGYLLMSEKGSRYSLNKGYTEAGFAERVFHVHLRNFGDADEIFFRDFLRANADIAGRYEALKLELCKRFEFDRDAYTAAKSEFVLKLTRIAKENSK; this is encoded by the coding sequence ATGAGCAACAAACTCCTTTCGATGAGCCTGCAGGAGCTGTGGCGGCTCTTTCCGATACGTCTCGTGCCGCACGATCCGCGCTGGGGCGAATACTTTAGGCGGGAGCGCAAAATTTTGCGCGGGCTGCTGCGAGATTGCGGTAAGATCAAGATCCACCATATCGGCAGTACCGCAGTAAGCGGGATCTGGGCGAAGCCGATCGTAGATATTTTGATCGAGTGCTCGGATATCGCCGCCGCCAAACAGCGCCTGATAGACGCGGGCTATCTGCTAATGAGCGAAAAGGGGAGCCGCTACAGCCTAAATAAGGGCTATACCGAAGCTGGATTTGCCGAGCGCGTTTTTCACGTGCATCTGCGAAATTTCGGCGATGCGGACGAGATATTTTTTAGAGATTTTTTGCGAGCGAATGCGGATATCGCTGGGCGGTACGAGGCGCTTAAATTAGAGCTTTGCAAGCGATTCGAGTTCGACCGCGACGCCTACACTGCGGCAAAAAGCGAATTTGTGCTTAAGCTTACGCGCATCGCTAAAGAAAACTCGAAATAG
- a CDS encoding polyprenyl synthetase family protein, which yields MDILEKFKDYLKRNELKASSFHPYFEEALNYMLQAGGKHFRAQLLLGVVSAVDERRFEGALAIAMALEMIHTYSLIHDDLPAMDDADLRRGQPSLHKKYDEVTAILVGDALNTDAFLIAASANLSDEIKIKCIKTLARNAGSSGMVLGQAIDCHFENSPLKQNELEFLHLHKTGALIAAAFELGAIIGGLKDELAHELYKIGLKLGLIFQIEDDIIDATGDEISAGKPVGADGAKNSFVNLLGLAGARSYKQRLIDEVSGAMSGYDANLRDLVLNLIEKYLKG from the coding sequence ATGGATATTTTAGAAAAATTTAAAGACTACTTGAAGCGCAACGAGCTGAAGGCGTCCAGCTTTCATCCGTACTTTGAGGAGGCGCTCAATTACATGCTGCAGGCGGGCGGTAAGCACTTTCGCGCACAGCTGCTACTAGGCGTCGTCTCGGCGGTGGATGAGCGGCGCTTTGAGGGCGCGCTGGCGATCGCGATGGCGCTTGAGATGATCCACACCTACTCACTCATACACGACGATCTGCCCGCAATGGACGATGCGGATCTGCGCCGCGGGCAGCCGAGCCTGCATAAAAAATACGACGAAGTCACGGCGATTTTGGTGGGCGATGCGCTAAATACCGACGCGTTTTTAATCGCCGCAAGCGCAAACCTAAGCGACGAGATCAAGATAAAATGTATTAAAACTCTAGCACGAAACGCAGGCAGTAGCGGCATGGTGCTCGGTCAGGCGATCGATTGTCATTTTGAAAACAGCCCTCTAAAGCAAAACGAGCTTGAGTTTTTGCATCTACACAAAACGGGCGCGCTCATCGCAGCGGCATTTGAGCTAGGTGCCATAATCGGCGGGCTAAAGGACGAGCTCGCGCATGAGCTTTATAAGATCGGGCTGAAGCTAGGGCTTATATTTCAGATCGAGGATGACATCATCGACGCCACGGGCGACGAGATAAGCGCGGGCAAGCCCGTAGGAGCGGACGGTGCGAAAAATTCCTTCGTAAATTTACTCGGACTTGCGGGCGCTAGAAGCTACAAGCAGCGCCTAATAGACGAGGTAAGCGGCGCGATGAGCGGCTATGATGCGAACCTGCGCGATTTGGTTTTAAATTTGATAGAAAAATACCTGAAAGGATGA
- a CDS encoding GyrI-like domain-containing protein, with amino-acid sequence MKISYLDGFKIYGLKARTKNADELGGSGKIPALWAKFMKECYDGQSEIYGVYYDYENGTDGLYNIFIGTKAPRGGEALEIKSGKYAVFSFPNEPQNVAKFWSKIWSFFEAGELKRAFGTDFEFYGGDEIKIFISIL; translated from the coding sequence ATCAAAATTTCGTATTTAGACGGATTTAAAATTTACGGATTAAAAGCCCGCACGAAAAATGCGGACGAGCTAGGCGGGAGCGGTAAAATTCCCGCGCTGTGGGCGAAATTTATGAAAGAGTGCTATGACGGGCAGAGCGAGATTTACGGCGTCTATTACGATTACGAAAACGGCACCGATGGGCTTTACAATATCTTTATCGGCACCAAAGCGCCCCGCGGCGGCGAAGCCTTGGAGATCAAAAGCGGCAAATACGCCGTTTTTAGCTTCCCAAATGAGCCGCAAAACGTAGCAAAGTTTTGGAGCAAAATTTGGAGCTTTTTTGAGGCGGGCGAACTAAAAAGAGCATTTGGAACGGATTTTGAGTTTTACGGCGGAGACGAGATCAAAATTTTTATCTCGATTTTGTAG
- a CDS encoding PAS domain-containing protein — MNQLLQTFIPTAHLIKNTIGDCEVVIHDMSTPQNSVVFVLGDVTGRRIGQSFDHLVKDVLLSKNFENDCTANYYFTAQNGKLIRSSTSLIRAVNGKVVGALCVNIDTSSAMAAYKVIKNLLPNAKLDSKELQGANFTDGGCNSAALDEASSNDSVNLEAKNSNDLQQNILDIVQDLIASATHDLDVEGMKKEDRKRIVKFLAQKGIFEVKGAVELVAKALRTQKVTIYSYMDEVKKEG; from the coding sequence TTGAACCAACTTTTGCAAACCTTTATACCGACCGCGCACCTTATTAAAAATACGATCGGCGATTGCGAAGTAGTCATCCACGATATGAGCACGCCGCAAAACTCCGTCGTTTTCGTCCTCGGCGACGTAACGGGTAGGAGGATCGGTCAAAGCTTCGATCATCTGGTAAAGGACGTGTTGCTAAGCAAAAATTTTGAAAACGACTGCACCGCAAACTACTACTTTACCGCGCAAAACGGCAAGCTCATACGCTCCTCGACTTCTTTGATCCGCGCCGTAAACGGCAAAGTAGTAGGCGCACTGTGTGTAAATATAGATACCTCAAGCGCCATGGCGGCATACAAAGTAATAAAAAATCTGCTGCCGAATGCAAAGCTCGATAGCAAGGAGTTGCAGGGCGCAAATTTTACCGACGGAGGCTGCAATAGCGCGGCATTAGATGAAGCGAGCTCAAATGACAGCGTAAATTTAGAAGCAAAAAACTCTAACGATTTGCAGCAAAATATCCTTGATATCGTCCAGGACCTTATCGCATCGGCTACGCACGATCTGGATGTGGAGGGGATGAAGAAAGAGGATCGAAAGCGCATCGTAAAATTCCTCGCGCAAAAAGGAATTTTTGAGGTAAAGGGTGCGGTGGAGCTCGTCGCAAAGGCGCTTAGGACGCAGAAAGTCACGATTTACTCGTATATGGATGAGGTAAAGAAGGAGGGCTAA
- a CDS encoding DUF4259 domain-containing protein, which produces MGDWGYKAYENDEAADWFTKFWKSKNFDLLQSTAANFDPKNENYDEIRAAAHVLPALAHPMPARRVFWIDCDRPFSGLLRS; this is translated from the coding sequence ATGGGCGACTGGGGCTACAAGGCGTACGAAAACGACGAGGCGGCGGATTGGTTCACGAAGTTTTGGAAGAGCAAAAATTTTGATCTGCTGCAAAGCACGGCGGCGAATTTCGATCCGAAAAATGAAAACTACGATGAAATCAGGGCTGCCGCGCACGTTTTGCCTGCTTTGGCTCACCCTATGCCTGCCCGCAGAGTTTTTTGGATAGACTGTGACCGACCATTCAGCGGGTTATTACGATCCTAG
- the tkt gene encoding transketolase → MSSEQLSKISNTIKFLSADMIQSANSGHPGTPMGLSDAMSVFMSKVRHNPKNPAWLNRDRVVFSGGHASALVYSYLYLSGYDLSMDDLKSFRRLHSKTPGHPEITTPGVEIATGPLGQGVANAVGFAMAAKYAAHLLNEEGNEIIDHRVYCFCGDGDLQEGISYEACALAGRHNLDNLTIIYDSNGITIDGSTDIAWFEDVKVRFEAQGFEVARIDGHNFDQIEFVLDEVKNKTKPYLIIANTTIGKGALELEGTAKTHGAPLGEELLARAKQSLGFDPAQSFVVSEDVLFETRAAVEKGDLEERLWKEKLAKLSDEKRALLNELLNPDFSKIEFPDFSGLKVATRDSNGKILNAIANALPGFLGGSADLAASNKTELKGGGDFPCGKNLHFGIREHAMAAIGNAFARYGLFIPFSATFFIFSDYLKTGARLAALMGLRHYFVFTHDSIGVGEDGPTHEPIEQLSTFRAMPDFYTFRPADGNENVKCWRTALALNAPAAFVCSRQGLEPLPKAVLGDVQNGAYLLRQSKEAQITLIASGSEVSLCLKAAAILQEQGIGANVVSAPCFELLCEQDADYLAQILEPQTKILAVEAASALEWYKFADAVHGMQSFGESGNASELFKLFGFTDVAIAKEARELLEQ, encoded by the coding sequence ATGTCGAGCGAGCAGCTAAGTAAAATTTCAAACACGATCAAATTTCTAAGCGCGGATATGATCCAAAGCGCCAACTCAGGCCATCCCGGCACGCCGATGGGGCTAAGCGACGCAATGAGCGTCTTTATGAGCAAGGTCCGCCACAATCCCAAAAATCCCGCGTGGCTGAACCGCGACCGCGTCGTATTCTCGGGCGGGCACGCAAGCGCGCTCGTGTATAGCTACCTCTATCTTAGCGGATATGATTTGAGCATGGACGATCTGAAAAGCTTCAGACGCCTGCACTCCAAAACCCCGGGCCACCCGGAGATCACCACTCCCGGCGTCGAGATCGCTACCGGACCGCTCGGTCAGGGCGTCGCAAACGCAGTCGGATTTGCGATGGCCGCAAAATACGCCGCGCATCTGCTCAACGAGGAAGGAAACGAGATTATCGATCACCGCGTCTATTGCTTCTGCGGCGACGGCGATCTGCAGGAGGGTATCAGTTACGAAGCGTGCGCGCTTGCGGGCAGACACAACCTCGATAATCTCACGATAATCTATGATTCTAACGGCATCACGATCGACGGCAGCACCGATATCGCGTGGTTTGAGGATGTGAAAGTGCGATTTGAAGCGCAGGGCTTTGAGGTCGCGCGCATCGACGGACATAATTTCGATCAGATAGAATTTGTCCTTGACGAGGTCAAAAACAAAACAAAACCCTACCTCATCATCGCAAACACCACGATCGGCAAGGGCGCGCTCGAGCTTGAGGGCACGGCCAAAACGCACGGCGCGCCGCTTGGAGAGGAGCTGCTTGCGCGCGCTAAGCAAAGCCTGGGCTTTGATCCCGCCCAAAGCTTCGTCGTAAGCGAGGACGTACTTTTTGAAACGCGCGCCGCGGTTGAGAAAGGCGATTTGGAGGAGCGGCTTTGGAAGGAGAAGCTTGCGAAGCTAAGCGATGAAAAAAGAGCACTTCTAAACGAGCTTTTAAATCCCGATTTTAGCAAGATAGAATTCCCTGATTTTAGCGGGCTTAAAGTCGCCACCCGCGATAGCAACGGCAAAATTTTAAACGCCATTGCAAACGCGTTGCCCGGCTTTTTGGGCGGAAGCGCCGATTTGGCGGCATCGAATAAGACCGAGCTAAAAGGCGGCGGCGACTTTCCGTGCGGCAAAAATTTACACTTCGGCATCCGCGAGCACGCGATGGCAGCGATCGGCAACGCCTTTGCGAGATACGGGCTTTTCATCCCGTTTAGCGCGACGTTTTTTATCTTTAGCGACTATCTCAAGACGGGCGCTAGACTTGCGGCGCTGATGGGCTTGCGCCACTATTTCGTCTTCACGCACGACAGCATCGGCGTGGGTGAGGATGGACCTACGCACGAGCCTATCGAGCAGCTTAGCACCTTCCGCGCGATGCCAGACTTCTACACCTTCCGCCCCGCAGACGGCAACGAAAACGTAAAATGCTGGCGCACGGCGCTTGCTCTGAATGCGCCCGCGGCGTTCGTCTGCTCGCGCCAAGGGCTTGAGCCGCTACCTAAGGCGGTTTTAGGCGACGTGCAAAACGGCGCGTATCTGCTAAGGCAAAGCAAAGAAGCGCAAATCACGCTCATCGCAAGCGGCAGTGAGGTCTCGCTCTGCCTAAAGGCCGCGGCGATCCTGCAAGAGCAAGGCATCGGTGCAAACGTCGTCAGCGCGCCGTGCTTCGAGCTTTTGTGTGAGCAGGACGCAGATTATCTGGCGCAAATCCTAGAGCCGCAAACTAAAATTTTAGCCGTCGAAGCGGCAAGCGCGCTTGAGTGGTATAAATTTGCAGACGCGGTACACGGCATGCAAAGCTTCGGCGAAAGCGGCAACGCGAGTGAGTTGTTTAAGCTTTTCGGCTTCACCGACGTCGCGATCGCAAAAGAAGCAAGGGAGCTTTTAGAGCAGTAA
- a CDS encoding RidA family protein — translation MKEIYPSGFAPKKAHYAPGILDDDGTLYVSGQLSADPRTGAIPEGLAAQTAQALSNVATVLAAAGADKSDVRMCRVYTPDVANWDVIDEQYALFFGAHKPARVVVPTTALHFGCLVEIEAVAKIKEKK, via the coding sequence ATGAAAGAAATTTACCCAAGCGGCTTCGCGCCGAAAAAGGCGCATTATGCGCCGGGCATCCTAGATGACGACGGCACGCTTTACGTCTCGGGGCAGCTAAGCGCGGATCCGCGCACGGGAGCCATTCCGGAGGGTCTTGCTGCGCAGACAGCGCAGGCTTTAAGCAACGTCGCGACAGTGCTCGCCGCCGCGGGCGCGGATAAAAGCGACGTGCGGATGTGCCGCGTCTATACGCCTGACGTCGCGAACTGGGACGTGATCGACGAGCAGTACGCGCTATTTTTCGGCGCGCACAAGCCTGCTCGCGTCGTGGTGCCGACTACGGCTTTACACTTCGGCTGTCTCGTAGAGATCGAGGCCGTCGCAAAAATAAAAGAGAAAAAATAG
- a CDS encoding threonine synthase, giving the protein MSDFICTGCGKHAFIDTLSYKCDCGGLYKLNSDAPKFNPALVDQSEFSIFRYRRFMGIDTAKFKEISMGEGLTASVKFGENLYLKLDYAMPTLSFKDRGAAVLVLHAKNIGVKKVLQDSSGNAGNAVAAYCARAGIECEIYVPKGTSPKKIDMIKSHGAHVTVFDGSRDETADACRKKAADEQIYYANHVYNPIFYEGTKSYIYEIYEQLGRMPRNIFIPVGNGTLLLGAQAALGELYEGGLIEALPKIFIVQGERCAPLFNAKGAAREIEPQPTLAEGIAIARPMRAGEILGSSYAGEREVILASESDILPARAALARGGFYVEHTTAATYAAYLRYKESHDLQGDSIIPLCGAGLKSDH; this is encoded by the coding sequence ATGAGCGATTTCATCTGCACGGGCTGCGGCAAGCACGCGTTCATCGATACTTTGAGCTATAAATGCGACTGCGGCGGGTTGTATAAACTAAACTCCGACGCGCCTAAATTTAACCCCGCGCTCGTAGATCAAAGCGAGTTTAGCATCTTTAGATACCGCAGGTTTATGGGCATCGATACCGCTAAATTTAAAGAAATCTCTATGGGCGAGGGGCTTACGGCGAGCGTAAAATTCGGCGAAAATCTCTATCTCAAGCTCGACTACGCGATGCCTACGCTTTCGTTCAAAGACCGCGGCGCGGCGGTTTTGGTGCTGCACGCCAAAAATATCGGCGTGAAAAAGGTACTACAAGACTCCAGCGGCAACGCGGGCAACGCCGTGGCGGCGTACTGCGCTCGCGCGGGCATCGAGTGCGAAATTTACGTCCCGAAGGGCACGTCGCCTAAAAAGATCGATATGATCAAAAGCCACGGCGCGCACGTCACGGTCTTTGACGGTAGCCGCGACGAGACGGCGGACGCGTGCCGCAAAAAGGCCGCGGATGAACAGATCTATTATGCCAACCACGTTTATAATCCGATCTTTTACGAGGGCACGAAGAGTTACATTTATGAGATCTACGAGCAGCTGGGCAGGATGCCGCGCAATATCTTCATCCCCGTGGGCAACGGCACGCTGCTGCTGGGTGCTCAAGCGGCGTTAGGCGAGCTATATGAGGGCGGTCTTATCGAGGCGCTGCCAAAAATTTTTATCGTTCAGGGCGAGCGTTGCGCTCCGCTTTTTAACGCCAAAGGTGCGGCGCGCGAGATAGAGCCGCAGCCGACGCTAGCGGAGGGCATCGCGATTGCAAGACCGATGCGTGCGGGCGAAATTCTTGGCTCTAGCTACGCGGGCGAGCGCGAGGTGATCTTGGCAAGCGAGAGCGACATACTGCCTGCCAGAGCGGCTCTTGCGCGCGGCGGATTTTACGTCGAGCATACGACTGCGGCTACCTACGCGGCGTATCTGCGCTACAAAGAAAGCCATGATCTGCAAGGAGATAGCATCATCCCGCTTTGCGGCGCGGGGCTAAAGAGCGATCATTAA